TCGGCGCGGACACAGGCAGTATCGCCCTGGTCCGGGAGCAGGAGGGGGAGCGCTGGCTGGTGGTGGAGGAGCCCGACGGCACGCTGGTCGGAGCCAAAAGCAAAGAGTGGCTGAAGAAGAACATACCACCCATCCGGGTTGGGGGGCGGGACCTGCCGCCGGAGGAGCGCAGCCTTACCGGCTATGTCGCGTCCACCGGACGTCCCTACGTAGTGGCCGACACTGCCGAGGAGAAGCGCACCAGCGGTCTCTACCGCGAGATCACCGAGGTGATCAAGAGCGAAATTGCCGTGCCGGTGGTCTTCGAGGACGAGGTCATCGCGGTCGTCTGCCTCGACAGCCTGCGCTCCTACCACTTCACCGACGAGCACAAGCGCATCCTCCTGATCATCGCCCGGATGATTTCCCGTCACCTGGCCGATCTGCAGCGGATCGAGAAGCTCACCTCCGAGGTCCACCGCCTGCGTTCGGACGTCGGCTACAAGGACCCGAAGATCTCTTCCTACAAGCTCGGCAACATCATCGGCAACTCGCCCAAGGCCAACGAGGTCGTCGATTTCATCCAGCGGATCACCCCTCCCATTTCCAACCGTATCGCCTTGTGGAGCCGCACCAACGCCCAGGCCGCCACGCTGGGACTTCCCTCTATCCTGATCACCGGCGAGACCGGCAGCGGCAAGGAGTTCATGTTCAACAACATCTTCTCCCGGCTCAATGAGATGTACCAGGCCCGGATCGACCCCAAAGGCGAGCTGCCGGTGCAGAAGACCAACATTGCCGCCTACAGCGGAGAGCTCACCTATTCGGAGCTCTTCGGACACAAACGGGGGGCTTTCACCGGCGCCCACGCCGACCGCCGTGGAATTCTGGAGGAGGCCCACGGCGGAGTGGTATTTCTCGACGAGATCGGCGATGCCGACCCTCGCACCCAGGTGCAGCTGCTTCGCTTTCTCGACAACGGCGGTTTCGTGCGCCTGGGGGAAAACACCACCCGCTTCGCCCGGGTCCTGTTCATCGCCGCCACCAACAAGAATCTCAAACAGCTCATCTCCGAGGGGCGGTTCCGGGAAGATCTCTATCACCGTCTCTCCGAGCTGACCATTGAGGTCCCCTCCTTGAACCAGCGGCGCGAGGACATCCCGGATCTGGCCGTGCACTTTATCGGCAAGCTCTACCGGGTCTACAAGAAGCCGGAGGAGAGCGAAGTCGATACTCCTTCCCTCTCCCGGGGGGCCCAGACCCTGCTTTCCAGACATCACTACACCGGCAATATCCGAGAGCTGCGCAGCATCCTGCTGAGGGCCTTGTTCTTCCGCAAGGGGCGCGTCATCTCCGAAGAGGACATCCGGAAGGTGCTGGGAGCTTCCGAAGAAGGGGTGCCGGAAGGGGCCGCGGAGAGGCTGACAGGGCAGGTGGCGCAGGAGATCTTCGATTCGCTCCTGCGGGAGGAGAGCGATTTCTGGGGAGGGGTCTATGCTCCCTATTCGGAGAACCGCATCTCGCGTGACGTCGTGGCGGCGGTGGTGGAGCTGGCCCGCCGCGAGGGAGCGACCACCATGCCCAAGGTGGCCGCGCTGCTGTGCGCCTGCGATCCAAGGAGCGACGACCCTGAAGAGCGCAAGACCTTTTATCGGTTCAAGAACTTTCTATACAAGACGATCCGCATCAGCTGACGCAATAGAGGGCTGATGAAAAGCGCCCATCTGCGGCGTTGTCCTTATCCTTCGTCAACGACGTACCTTCCGGTACGCCTTATGCCGAAGGATTTCGTCCGTCTTGCACCTGGGCACTTTTGATCAGCCCGGGAACCTGATTTTTCAAGATTTTCCCGATATTTTCGCTTGACAAGGGTGAAAAACTGCGCTTATATTGCGTCTTTCCATTTGGAAAAAGAAAATATTGAGAGCGAGGTGAAGTTGCATGTACGCGGTGATCAAGACCGGAGGAAAACAGTATAAAGTGTCCGAGGGAGACCTGGTGAAGGTCGAAAAGCTTGAAGGCGCGGTGGGTGACACCATCGAGCTTGGCGAGGTCCTCATGGTCGGCGGAGAAGAGGTTGCCATCGGAACACCTCTATTGCCTGGCGCGAAAGTCAAAGCGCAAATCGTGGAACAGGGCAAGGACAAGAAAGTCCTCGTTTTTCGTTCCAAGCGGCGCAAGGGCTTCCGCAAGACCTATGGACACCGTCAGACCATCACCCGCCTGAAGATTACAGGCATCGAGGCTTAAGGAGGCTTACCCATGGCACACAAAAAAGGCGTCGGTAGCTCCCGGAACGGTCGCGACAGCGCTGGCAAGCGCCTGGGCGTCAAGCGTTTCGGTGGCCAGGCAGTAACCGCTGGTTCGATTCTGGTCCGTCAGCGGGGGACGACCATCCATCCCGGGACCAATGTCGGCTGCGGCAAGGATTATACTCTCTACTCCCTGATCGATGGAGTGGTAAAGTTCGAACGCAAGGGGAAGGACAAGAAGAAGGTGAGTGTTTACACCGCCTGAATCGCCCCAGGAGAACTCCCCTGAATCAAAAAAGCCCGAGGTTCGCAGCCTGAACTTCGGGCTTTTTTCTATGATAAAGTTGTTATTGGTCCTTGGTCATTTGTCATTGGTAAAGGCAAAATCGAAGCCCGAATCTAGAGGTTTTTACAAATGACAAAGGACAAATGACAAAGGACGGCTTTTAAGATGAAATTCGTCGACGAAGTAAAGATCCATGTAAAGGCGGGTGACGGCGGCCGCGGCTGCCTCTCCTTCCGGCGCGAGAAGTTCATTCCCCTGGGCGGTCCGGACGGCGGGGACGGCGGCCACGGCGGCGACGTCTACCTGCGGGTCGAAAGCAACCTGACCACGCTGCTCGATTTCCGCTACCGGGTACACTACAAGGCGGAACGCGGCTCCCACGGCATGGGGAAGAACCGGCACGGCAAAAATGGCGCTCCCCTGGTCATTCAGGTTCCTCCCGGA
The genomic region above belongs to Desulfuromonas sp. TF and contains:
- the rplU gene encoding 50S ribosomal protein L21 → MYAVIKTGGKQYKVSEGDLVKVEKLEGAVGDTIELGEVLMVGGEEVAIGTPLLPGAKVKAQIVEQGKDKKVLVFRSKRRKGFRKTYGHRQTITRLKITGIEA
- the rpmA gene encoding 50S ribosomal protein L27, with the translated sequence MAHKKGVGSSRNGRDSAGKRLGVKRFGGQAVTAGSILVRQRGTTIHPGTNVGCGKDYTLYSLIDGVVKFERKGKDKKKVSVYTA
- a CDS encoding GPMC system transcriptional regulator, which encodes MEVLDIPQLSRLTAKIGSYGKENLEDILHVLVEAVALITRQNRCRVYLEDLTSGSLTCAAVNGLHARAIREKTFPINSAEFLVSRVHISQEEAEVEDVATFHSPYARELAERFAIRSSCHLPLLHHGRSVGVLCVDSGRKGQLPSDAQRQVLKGFLEEVVPLIDQARKYHQQIVLARRVDEAKKKAAAFYMVKSAVRLIDKLALASVLVPFHASETDEEGLQILASYSKEKEARHVYEDDRMINLGPGTSLLSRYINSAGIITDETLLSPLYFPKLSSETLQKRYLTEELGLKSLYVVPRFEPRTRRVICLVNYYTREAHRFSDFEKGLLEAHAEMAQRVIQEIGGEHMEIQVLSEISDLLQEHFEGLQPFLVRVLSKATELIGADTGSIALVREQEGERWLVVEEPDGTLVGAKSKEWLKKNIPPIRVGGRDLPPEERSLTGYVASTGRPYVVADTAEEKRTSGLYREITEVIKSEIAVPVVFEDEVIAVVCLDSLRSYHFTDEHKRILLIIARMISRHLADLQRIEKLTSEVHRLRSDVGYKDPKISSYKLGNIIGNSPKANEVVDFIQRITPPISNRIALWSRTNAQAATLGLPSILITGETGSGKEFMFNNIFSRLNEMYQARIDPKGELPVQKTNIAAYSGELTYSELFGHKRGAFTGAHADRRGILEEAHGGVVFLDEIGDADPRTQVQLLRFLDNGGFVRLGENTTRFARVLFIAATNKNLKQLISEGRFREDLYHRLSELTIEVPSLNQRREDIPDLAVHFIGKLYRVYKKPEESEVDTPSLSRGAQTLLSRHHYTGNIRELRSILLRALFFRKGRVISEEDIRKVLGASEEGVPEGAAERLTGQVAQEIFDSLLREESDFWGGVYAPYSENRISRDVVAAVVELARREGATTMPKVAALLCACDPRSDDPEERKTFYRFKNFLYKTIRIS